The Streptomyces sp. CC0208 genome window below encodes:
- the pgeF gene encoding peptidoglycan editing factor PgeF, giving the protein MIGQRDSVSGAHFAFTDRWGGVSAAPYEELNLGGAVGDDPESVTTNRELAAKSLGLDPTRVVWMNQVHGADVVVVSEPWGDKPVPRVDAVVTAERGLALAVLTADCTPVLLADPVAGIAAAAHAGRPGMVAGVVPATLRAMTELGADPARIVARTGPAVCGRCYEVPKEMRAEVAAVEPAAHAETSWGTPAVDVSAGVHAQLNRLGVRDRRQSPVCTLESGDHFSYRRDRSTGRLAGYVWLD; this is encoded by the coding sequence GTGATAGGACAGCGCGACAGCGTGAGCGGCGCGCACTTCGCCTTCACCGACCGGTGGGGCGGGGTGAGCGCCGCTCCGTATGAGGAGCTCAACCTCGGCGGAGCGGTCGGCGACGACCCCGAGTCCGTGACGACCAACCGCGAACTGGCCGCCAAGTCACTCGGGCTCGACCCGACCCGCGTGGTCTGGATGAACCAGGTGCACGGGGCGGACGTCGTGGTGGTCTCCGAGCCCTGGGGCGACAAGCCGGTGCCCCGGGTCGACGCGGTCGTCACCGCCGAACGCGGTCTCGCCCTCGCCGTCCTCACCGCCGACTGCACCCCGGTGCTGCTCGCCGACCCGGTCGCCGGGATCGCCGCGGCGGCCCACGCGGGTCGCCCCGGCATGGTGGCCGGAGTCGTCCCGGCCACGCTACGCGCGATGACCGAACTCGGCGCCGATCCCGCCCGGATCGTCGCCCGCACCGGACCCGCCGTCTGCGGCAGGTGCTACGAAGTGCCCAAGGAGATGCGCGCCGAGGTCGCCGCCGTAGAACCGGCGGCGCACGCCGAAACGAGTTGGGGCACTCCCGCGGTCGACGTGAGCGCCGGAGTGCACGCGCAGCTCAACCGGCTCGGGGTGCGCGACCGGCGTCAGTCGCCGGTGTGCACGCTGGAGTCGGGCGACCACTTCTCGTATCGCCGCGATCGCTCCACAGGGCGACTCGCGGGATATGTCTGGCTGGACTGA
- the sepF gene encoding cell division protein SepF translates to MAGAMRKMAVYLGLVEDDGYDGRGFDPDDDFEPELDPEPERDRRRHEPSHQSHQALQPERDESVRVVQSSVPRDPVPRSSSLAAESVRPARIAPVASITQERASLEKNAPVIMPKVVSEREPYRITTLHPRTYNEARTIGEHFREGTPVIMNLTEMDDTDAKRLVDFAAGLVFGLHGSIERVTQKVFLLSPANVDVTAEDKARIAEGGFFNQS, encoded by the coding sequence ATGGCCGGCGCGATGCGCAAGATGGCGGTCTACCTCGGCCTCGTGGAGGACGATGGGTACGACGGCCGCGGTTTCGACCCCGACGACGACTTCGAACCGGAACTCGACCCGGAGCCCGAGCGGGACCGCCGACGGCATGAGCCGTCTCATCAGTCACATCAGGCACTTCAGCCTGAAAGGGACGAATCGGTCAGAGTTGTACAGTCCTCGGTGCCGCGCGACCCGGTGCCCCGATCCTCTTCGCTCGCCGCGGAATCGGTGCGTCCGGCGCGCATCGCGCCCGTGGCATCCATCACACAAGAGCGCGCAAGCCTGGAGAAGAACGCACCGGTGATCATGCCCAAGGTCGTGTCGGAACGAGAGCCTTACCGGATCACCACACTTCACCCCCGGACCTACAACGAGGCCCGTACCATCGGGGAACACTTCCGTGAGGGCACCCCGGTGATCATGAATCTGACTGAGATGGATGACACAGACGCCAAGCGACTTGTCGACTTTGCGGCCGGTTTGGTGTTTGGTCTTCACGGCAGCATCGAGCGGGTGACGCAGAAGGTGTTCCTGTTGTCGCCTGCTAACGTCGATGTCACGGCGGAGGACAAGGCCCGCATCGCAGAGGGCGGGTTCTTCAACCAGAGCTGA
- a CDS encoding YggS family pyridoxal phosphate-dependent enzyme — protein sequence MTDRKDELAANLAKVEQRIAAACAAAGRGREEVTLIVVTKTYPASDVRILSELGVRHVAENKDQDAAPKAAECSDLPLTWHFVGQLQTNKVRSVVGYADLVQSVDRSKLVTALSKEAVKAEREVGCLIQVALDAGSSERGERGGVAPGGIGELAGLVARAPGLRLDGLMTVAPLTGEYAGREQAAFERLMDLSTDLRRDHPAANMVSAGMSADLEQAVAAGATHVRVGTAVLGVRPRLG from the coding sequence ATGACGGACCGTAAGGACGAACTCGCCGCGAATCTGGCGAAGGTGGAGCAGCGCATCGCCGCCGCGTGTGCGGCCGCCGGGCGGGGGCGCGAAGAGGTGACCCTCATCGTGGTCACCAAGACCTACCCCGCGAGCGATGTGCGGATTCTCTCCGAGCTCGGGGTGCGCCACGTCGCCGAGAACAAGGACCAGGACGCGGCGCCCAAGGCTGCCGAATGCTCGGATCTGCCCCTTACTTGGCATTTCGTTGGTCAATTGCAGACCAACAAAGTGCGATCTGTGGTGGGTTACGCGGATCTCGTGCAGTCCGTCGATCGTTCGAAGTTGGTGACGGCTCTCTCCAAGGAGGCCGTGAAGGCCGAGCGCGAAGTGGGCTGCCTGATCCAGGTGGCCCTGGACGCCGGTTCGAGCGAGCGTGGGGAGCGGGGTGGTGTGGCGCCGGGCGGAATCGGGGAGTTGGCCGGTCTCGTGGCCCGGGCTCCGGGACTGCGGCTCGACGGTCTGATGACCGTCGCTCCGCTCACCGGGGAGTACGCGGGACGCGAACAGGCGGCGTTCGAGCGGTTGATGGATTTGTCGACCGACCTGCGCCGGGACCATCCGGCTGCGAACATGGTCTCGGCAGGGATGAGCGCGGACCTCGAACAGGCCGTGGCGGCAGGGGCGACACATGTGCGCGTCGGCACCGCGGTACTCGGAGTCCGCCCCCGGCTCGGGTAA
- the murD gene encoding UDP-N-acetylmuramoyl-L-alanine--D-glutamate ligase, giving the protein MGSRKVTSSEHLDWQGKHVTVAGLGVSGIPAAKALHARGAHVTVVNDGDDARAREQAAELEALGITVRLGDGATLPEGTELVVTAPGWKPDKPLFTAARAAGLEIWGDVELAWRLRGPDAAPWLAITGTNGKTTTTQMLASILKAAGLRTAAVGNIGVSLLDAVLGDEQYDVLAVELSSYQLHWAPSLRAHSAAVLNLAPDHLDWHGSMEAYAADKGRIYEGNRVACVYNVADKATEDLVREADVEEGCRAIGFTLGTPGPSQLGVVEGILVDRAFVEDRHKNAQELAEVSDVNPPAPHNIANALAAAALARAFGVPARAVRDGLRDFTPDAHRISHVADVDGVGYVDDSKATNTHAAEASLAAYESIVWIAGGLAKGATFDELVAKSAKRLRGVVLIGQDRALIREALARHAPEVPVVDLDRTDTGAMLAAVQEASRLAVAGDTVLLAPACASMDMFANYNKRGDAFAEAVRELGS; this is encoded by the coding sequence ATGGGCAGCAGAAAAGTGACCTCCTCGGAGCACCTCGACTGGCAGGGGAAGCACGTCACCGTCGCCGGACTCGGTGTCTCCGGCATCCCGGCGGCCAAGGCGCTGCACGCGCGCGGGGCGCACGTCACGGTCGTCAACGACGGCGACGACGCACGCGCGCGTGAGCAGGCCGCCGAGTTGGAGGCGCTGGGCATCACCGTGCGCCTCGGCGACGGCGCGACCCTGCCCGAGGGCACCGAACTCGTCGTCACCGCGCCGGGCTGGAAGCCGGACAAGCCGCTCTTCACGGCGGCCCGTGCGGCCGGTCTGGAGATCTGGGGCGACGTCGAACTCGCCTGGCGTCTCAGGGGCCCCGACGCGGCCCCCTGGCTCGCGATCACCGGCACCAACGGCAAGACGACCACCACCCAGATGCTGGCGTCGATCCTGAAGGCCGCGGGGCTGCGCACCGCCGCCGTCGGCAACATCGGCGTCTCCCTCCTGGACGCGGTCCTCGGCGACGAGCAGTACGACGTCCTGGCCGTGGAGTTGTCGAGCTATCAGCTCCACTGGGCGCCCTCGCTGCGCGCCCACTCCGCCGCCGTCCTCAATCTCGCCCCCGACCATCTCGACTGGCACGGCTCCATGGAGGCGTACGCCGCCGACAAGGGCCGCATCTACGAGGGCAATCGGGTCGCCTGCGTCTACAACGTGGCCGACAAGGCCACCGAGGACCTGGTGCGCGAGGCGGATGTCGAGGAGGGCTGCCGGGCCATCGGCTTCACCCTCGGCACTCCCGGGCCCTCTCAACTCGGTGTCGTCGAGGGCATCCTGGTCGACCGGGCCTTCGTCGAGGACCGGCACAAGAACGCCCAGGAGCTCGCCGAGGTCTCCGACGTCAACCCGCCCGCCCCGCACAACATCGCCAACGCCCTTGCGGCGGCGGCACTCGCACGCGCATTCGGGGTGCCCGCCAGGGCCGTACGGGACGGGCTGCGGGACTTCACCCCGGACGCCCACCGCATCTCCCACGTGGCCGACGTGGACGGGGTCGGCTACGTCGACGACTCCAAGGCGACCAACACCCACGCGGCCGAAGCCTCGTTGGCGGCCTACGAGTCGATCGTGTGGATCGCGGGCGGGCTCGCCAAGGGCGCGACCTTCGACGAGCTGGTCGCCAAGTCGGCAAAGCGACTTCGCGGTGTCGTGCTCATCGGCCAGGACCGCGCCCTGATCCGTGAAGCCCTCGCGCGACACGCCCCGGAAGTACCCGTGGTGGACCTCGACCGGACCGACACTGGGGCGATGCTCGCGGCTGTCCAGGAGGCCTCCCGCCTCGCCGTCGCAGGGGACACGGTGCTGCTGGCCCCGGCCTGCGCCTCGATGGACATGTTCGCCAACTACAACAAGCGCGGTGACGCGTTCGCGGAGGCGGTTCGCGAACTCGGCTCCTGA
- the mraY gene encoding phospho-N-acetylmuramoyl-pentapeptide-transferase, producing MMKQILFSGVIGLFLTLVGTPLLIKLLARKGYGQYIRDDGPREHASKRGTPTMGGIAFILATVVAYFLSKVITGYPPTYSGLLVLGLMCGMGLVGFLDDYIKIVKRRSLGLRAKAKMAGQLIVGISFAVLALMFPDTHNNTPASTRLSFITDFGWKIGPILFVVWALFMILAMSNGVNLTDGLDGLATGASVLVFGAYTFIGVWQFQESCANAQTLTNPNACFEVRDPLDLAVIASALMGACLGFLWWNTSPAKIFMGDTGSLALGGVLTGLAILSRTELLVAIMGGLFVLITMSVVIQVGSFKLTGKRVFRMAPLQHHFELKGWSEVLVVVRFWIIQGICVIVGLGLFYAGWAAEK from the coding sequence ATGATGAAGCAGATCCTGTTCTCAGGAGTCATCGGCCTCTTTCTGACCCTGGTCGGCACCCCGCTGCTGATCAAGCTGCTCGCGCGCAAGGGGTACGGCCAGTACATCCGGGACGACGGCCCGCGTGAGCACGCCAGCAAGCGCGGTACGCCGACCATGGGTGGTATCGCCTTCATCCTGGCGACGGTCGTCGCCTACTTCCTGTCCAAGGTCATCACCGGCTACCCGCCCACCTACTCGGGTCTGCTGGTGCTCGGCCTGATGTGCGGCATGGGCCTGGTCGGCTTCCTCGACGACTACATCAAGATCGTCAAGCGGCGTTCGCTGGGCCTGCGGGCCAAGGCGAAGATGGCAGGGCAGCTCATCGTCGGCATCAGCTTCGCGGTGCTCGCGCTGATGTTCCCCGACACCCACAACAACACCCCGGCCTCGACGCGGCTGTCGTTCATCACGGACTTCGGCTGGAAGATCGGCCCGATCCTGTTCGTGGTCTGGGCGCTGTTCATGATCCTCGCGATGTCGAACGGCGTGAACCTCACCGACGGTCTGGACGGCCTCGCCACCGGTGCCTCCGTGCTCGTCTTCGGCGCCTACACGTTCATCGGCGTCTGGCAGTTCCAGGAGTCCTGCGCCAACGCGCAGACCCTGACCAACCCCAATGCCTGCTTCGAGGTGCGTGATCCGCTCGACCTCGCGGTGATCGCCTCCGCGCTGATGGGTGCCTGCCTCGGCTTCCTGTGGTGGAACACCTCGCCGGCCAAGATCTTCATGGGTGACACGGGTTCGCTCGCGCTCGGCGGTGTCCTCACCGGCCTGGCCATCCTCTCCCGCACGGAGCTGCTGGTGGCCATCATGGGTGGCCTGTTCGTCCTCATCACCATGTCGGTGGTCATCCAGGTCGGCTCCTTCAAGCTCACCGGCAAGCGCGTCTTCCGCATGGCCCCGCTCCAGCACCACTTCGAACTCAAGGGCTGGTCCGAAGTCCTCGTGGTGGTCCGTTTCTGGATCATCCAGGGCATCTGCGTGATCGTCGGCCTTGGTCTCTTCTACGCGGGATGGGCAGCAGAAAAGTGA
- the ftsW gene encoding putative lipid II flippase FtsW translates to MPTSRTGRPPVQRASRRPAVPRQARENPVQQLYSRARKAWDRPLTAYYLILGGSLLITVLGLVMVYSASQITALQMSLPGSFFFRKQFLAAVIGAVLLLIASRMPVKLHRALAYPILAGAVFLMALVQVPGIGMSVNGNQNWISLGGSFQIQPSEFGKLALVLWASDLLARKQDRKLLTQWKHMLVPLVPVAFLLLGLIMLGGDMGTAIILTAILFGLLWLAGAPTRLFVGVLSVAGLIGMILIKTSPNRMARLACIGATEPRSGGADCWQAVHGIYALASGGIFGSGLGASVEKWGQLPEAHTDFIFAVTGEELGLAGTLSVLALFAALGYAGIRVAGRTEDPFVRYAAGGVTTWITAQAVINIGAVLGLLPIAGVPLPLFSYGGSALLPTMFAVGLLIAFARDDPAARMALSMRQPRFGRKRAGGAVPARGPRRWNTMRRRAPSARSSGER, encoded by the coding sequence ATGCCCACCAGCCGAACCGGCAGGCCGCCCGTGCAGCGGGCGTCCCGACGCCCCGCCGTCCCCCGGCAGGCGCGCGAGAACCCCGTACAACAGCTCTACTCGCGTGCGCGGAAGGCCTGGGACCGGCCGCTGACCGCCTACTACCTGATCCTCGGTGGCAGCCTGCTGATCACCGTGCTCGGGCTGGTGATGGTCTACTCGGCCTCCCAGATCACGGCCCTGCAGATGTCGTTGCCGGGATCCTTCTTCTTCCGCAAGCAGTTCCTGGCCGCCGTCATCGGCGCCGTACTGCTGCTGATCGCCTCCCGGATGCCGGTCAAGCTGCACCGGGCGCTCGCCTATCCGATCCTGGCGGGCGCGGTCTTCCTGATGGCCCTGGTGCAGGTGCCCGGGATAGGGATGTCGGTCAACGGCAACCAGAACTGGATCTCGCTCGGCGGCTCCTTCCAGATCCAGCCCAGCGAGTTCGGCAAGCTCGCCCTCGTGCTGTGGGCGTCCGACCTGCTCGCCCGCAAGCAGGACAGGAAGCTGCTGACCCAGTGGAAGCACATGCTGGTGCCGCTCGTCCCGGTCGCCTTCCTGCTGCTCGGGCTGATCATGCTCGGCGGCGACATGGGCACGGCGATCATCCTGACGGCGATCCTGTTCGGCCTGCTGTGGCTCGCGGGGGCCCCGACCCGGCTGTTCGTCGGGGTGCTGTCGGTCGCCGGGCTGATCGGGATGATCCTCATCAAGACCAGCCCCAACCGCATGGCCCGGCTTGCCTGCATCGGCGCCACCGAGCCCAGGTCGGGGGGCGCCGACTGCTGGCAGGCCGTGCACGGCATCTACGCCCTGGCGTCCGGCGGAATCTTCGGCTCCGGGCTCGGCGCGAGTGTGGAGAAATGGGGCCAACTACCCGAAGCCCACACCGACTTCATCTTCGCCGTCACCGGTGAGGAACTGGGCCTTGCGGGGACGCTGTCGGTACTCGCTCTCTTCGCGGCTCTAGGCTATGCGGGTATCCGCGTGGCCGGACGCACGGAGGACCCCTTCGTGAGGTATGCCGCGGGAGGCGTGACCACCTGGATCACCGCTCAGGCGGTGATCAACATCGGTGCGGTGCTCGGTCTGCTGCCGATCGCCGGAGTCCCGCTCCCGCTGTTCTCCTACGGAGGGTCCGCCCTGCTGCCGACCATGTTCGCCGTCGGGCTGCTGATCGCGTTCGCGCGTGACGATCCCGCTGCGCGGATGGCGCTTTCGATGCGGCAACCCCGCTTTGGTAGAAAGCGGGCGGGAGGCGCCGTGCCGGCACGGGGTCCTCGGAGATGGAACACGATGCGACGGCGCGCCCCCTCGGCGCGTTCGTCCGGAGAGCGGTGA
- the ftsZ gene encoding cell division protein FtsZ, which yields MAAPQNYLAVIKVIGVGGGGVNAINRMIEVGLKGVEFIAINTDAQALLMSDADVKLDVGRELTRGLGAGANPAVGRKAAEDHREEIEEVLKGADMVFVTAGEGGGTGTGGAPVVANIARSLGALTIGVVTRPFTFEGRRRANQAEDGIAELREEVDTLIVIPNDRLLSISDRQVSVLDAFKSADQVLLSGVQGITDLITTPGLINLDFADVKSVMSEAGSALMGIGSARGDDRAVAAAEMAISSPLLEASIDGARGVLLSISGGSDLGLFEINEAAQLVSEAAHPEANIIFGAVIDDALGDEVRVTVIAAGFDGGQPPTRRETVMGSSSTSARREEPTPVRQTESRPSFGSLGSVTPKEDPEPAPEPAADLPVAPPVPPSRSYSDSAAEELDVPDFLK from the coding sequence GTGGCAGCACCGCAGAACTACCTCGCAGTCATCAAAGTCATCGGTGTCGGCGGCGGTGGTGTCAATGCCATCAACCGGATGATCGAGGTCGGTCTCAAGGGCGTCGAGTTCATCGCCATCAACACCGACGCGCAGGCGCTGTTGATGAGCGACGCCGACGTCAAGCTCGACGTCGGCCGCGAACTCACCCGCGGACTCGGCGCCGGCGCCAACCCGGCCGTCGGCCGCAAGGCCGCCGAGGACCACCGCGAGGAGATCGAGGAGGTCCTCAAGGGGGCCGACATGGTCTTCGTGACGGCCGGTGAAGGCGGCGGCACCGGCACCGGCGGCGCGCCCGTCGTGGCCAACATCGCCCGCTCGCTGGGCGCCCTCACCATCGGCGTGGTCACCCGCCCGTTCACCTTCGAGGGCCGGCGCCGCGCCAACCAGGCCGAGGACGGCATCGCGGAACTCCGCGAAGAGGTCGACACCCTCATCGTCATCCCCAACGACCGCCTGCTGTCCATCTCGGACCGCCAGGTCTCGGTCCTCGACGCCTTCAAGTCGGCCGACCAGGTCCTGCTCTCCGGTGTCCAGGGCATCACCGACCTCATCACCACGCCCGGTCTGATCAACCTCGACTTCGCCGACGTCAAGTCGGTCATGTCCGAGGCCGGTTCGGCGCTCATGGGCATCGGCTCGGCCCGCGGCGACGACCGCGCGGTGGCCGCGGCCGAGATGGCGATCTCCTCGCCGCTGCTGGAGGCGTCCATCGACGGCGCCCGGGGCGTGCTGCTCTCCATCTCCGGCGGCAGCGACCTCGGCCTGTTCGAGATCAACGAAGCGGCCCAGCTGGTGAGCGAGGCCGCCCACCCCGAGGCCAACATCATCTTCGGCGCGGTCATCGACGACGCCCTCGGCGACGAGGTCCGCGTCACCGTGATCGCCGCCGGCTTCGACGGGGGCCAGCCGCCGACCCGCCGCGAGACGGTCATGGGATCCTCCTCGACCTCGGCCCGCCGGGAGGAGCCCACTCCGGTACGGCAGACCGAGAGCCGTCCGTCCTTCGGCTCGCTCGGCAGCGTCACGCCGAAGGAGGACCCGGAGCCCGCGCCCGAGCCGGCCGCCGACCTCCCGGTCGCCCCGCCCGTCCCGCCGTCCCGGAGCTACTCGGACAGTGCGGCTGAGGAGCTGGACGTGCCGGACTTCCTGAAGTGA
- a CDS encoding FtsQ-type POTRA domain-containing protein produces MAGSTTAERGERQQESSGPPPVRRLRVRRLRTIIILAVALALLSAGAVWLLYGSQWLRVERVSVSGTLVLTPEQVREAADVPVGSPLISVDTDAIEARLRQKLARIDSVDVARSWPHGIGLKVTERTPVLLVQKGGNFVEVDDEGVRFATVPVAPKGVPALQLALGRPDTRAASLRRFGESRLVREAVRVAGDIPIDVARATRSVKVRSYDDISLELRGGRTVAWGSGENGAAKARTLTALMKAAPDARHFDVSVPTAPASAGS; encoded by the coding sequence GTGGCCGGATCGACGACCGCCGAGCGCGGCGAACGCCAACAGGAGTCGTCCGGCCCGCCTCCCGTCCGGCGGTTGAGGGTGCGTCGGCTTCGTACGATCATCATCCTTGCCGTGGCGCTCGCGCTCCTCTCCGCGGGCGCCGTCTGGCTGTTGTACGGCTCCCAGTGGCTGCGCGTGGAACGCGTGTCGGTCTCGGGCACCCTGGTGCTGACTCCGGAACAGGTCCGCGAGGCCGCGGACGTCCCGGTGGGCTCGCCGCTGATTTCCGTCGACACCGATGCGATTGAGGCACGGCTGCGCCAGAAATTGGCCCGAATTGACTCGGTTGATGTCGCTCGCTCCTGGCCCCATGGAATCGGGCTGAAAGTGACTGAGCGTACTCCGGTTCTGCTTGTCCAAAAGGGCGGAAACTTCGTCGAAGTGGACGATGAAGGTGTCCGATTCGCCACGGTTCCCGTGGCCCCGAAAGGCGTCCCCGCCCTGCAATTGGCACTCGGTCGACCGGACACCCGCGCCGCGAGCCTGCGCCGCTTCGGCGAGTCCCGGCTGGTGCGCGAAGCGGTGCGCGTGGCGGGTGACATTCCGATCGACGTCGCGCGCGCGACCCGTTCCGTCAAGGTGCGTTCGTACGACGACATCTCGCTGGAGTTGAGGGGCGGTCGCACCGTCGCCTGGGGGAGTGGCGAGAACGGCGCCGCCAAGGCTCGCACCCTGACCGCTCTCATGAAAGCGGCCCCCGATGCGCGGCACTTCGACGTCAGCGTTCCCACCGCCCCTGCGTCAGCGGGGAGTTGA
- the murF gene encoding UDP-N-acetylmuramoyl-tripeptide--D-alanyl-D-alanine ligase codes for MIALSLAEIASVVGGQTHDIPDPSAQVHGPVVIDSRQVKDGSLFAAFVGERVDGHDYADQAVRAGAVAVLAQRPVGVPAIVVEDVQTALGALARHVVRRLGATLVALTGSAGKTSTKDLIAQVLRRKAPTVFTPGSLNNEIGLPLTALTATEETRFLVLEMGARGIGHISYLTDLTPPKIGLVLNVGSAHIGEFGGREQIAQAKGELVEALPAEGAAILNADDPLVRAMASRTKAKVILFGESGEADVRAENVRLTDSGQPAFMLHTPSGASEVTMRLYGEHHVSNALAAAAVAHELGMSATEIATALSEAGSLSRWRMEVTERPDGVTIVNDAYNANPESMRAALRALAAMGKGRRTWAVLGKMAELGDEALAEHDAVGRLAVRLNVGKLVAVGGREASWLQLGAYNEGSWGEESVHVSDAQAAVDLLRSELRPGDVVLVKASRSVGLESVAQALLDAEGEVAAR; via the coding sequence GTGATCGCCCTCTCTCTCGCCGAGATCGCCTCAGTCGTCGGCGGGCAGACGCATGACATACCGGATCCGTCGGCGCAGGTGCACGGGCCCGTCGTCATCGACTCCCGGCAGGTGAAGGACGGCAGTCTGTTCGCCGCCTTCGTGGGGGAGCGCGTCGACGGCCACGACTACGCCGACCAGGCCGTCCGGGCGGGCGCGGTGGCCGTGCTGGCCCAGCGTCCCGTCGGCGTGCCCGCGATCGTCGTCGAGGACGTCCAGACGGCCCTCGGCGCCCTCGCGCGTCATGTCGTACGACGGCTCGGGGCGACCCTCGTCGCCCTCACCGGCTCCGCCGGCAAGACCAGCACCAAGGACCTGATCGCGCAGGTGCTGCGGCGCAAGGCGCCGACGGTGTTCACGCCGGGCTCGCTCAACAACGAGATCGGGCTGCCGCTCACCGCGCTCACCGCCACCGAGGAGACGAGGTTCCTCGTCCTGGAGATGGGCGCCCGCGGTATCGGCCACATCAGCTACCTCACGGATCTGACGCCCCCGAAGATCGGCCTGGTCCTCAACGTCGGCTCCGCGCACATCGGCGAGTTCGGCGGCCGTGAGCAGATCGCGCAGGCCAAGGGCGAGTTGGTGGAGGCGCTGCCCGCGGAGGGTGCGGCGATCCTCAACGCCGACGATCCTCTCGTACGGGCCATGGCGTCCCGTACGAAGGCGAAGGTGATCCTTTTCGGAGAGTCCGGCGAAGCGGACGTTCGCGCCGAGAACGTACGACTCACGGACAGCGGACAGCCTGCCTTCATGCTTCACACACCCTCCGGTGCAAGCGAAGTGACCATGCGCCTGTACGGTGAGCACCACGTGTCGAACGCGCTCGCCGCGGCCGCCGTCGCCCATGAGCTGGGCATGTCCGCAACCGAGATCGCCACCGCGCTCTCCGAGGCGGGCTCCCTCTCCCGCTGGCGTATGGAGGTCACCGAGCGCCCGGACGGCGTGACCATCGTCAACGACGCCTACAACGCGAACCCCGAGTCCATGCGAGCGGCCTTGCGCGCGCTCGCGGCGATGGGCAAGGGGCGGCGGACCTGGGCGGTGCTCGGCAAGATGGCCGAGCTCGGGGACGAGGCGCTCGCCGAGCACGACGCGGTCGGACGGCTCGCCGTCCGGCTCAATGTCGGCAAGCTCGTCGCGGTCGGGGGCAGGGAAGCGTCCTGGCTGCAACTGGGCGCATATAACGAGGGTTCGTGGGGTGAGGAGTCGGTGCACGTGTCCGACGCACAGGCGGCGGTCGACCTGCTGCGCAGTGAGTTGCGCCCGGGAGACGTCGTCCTCGTGAAGGCGTCCCGTTCGGTCGGCCTGGAGAGCGTCGCCCAGGCGCTGCTCGACGCCGAGGGTGAGGTTGCCGCCCGATGA
- the murG gene encoding undecaprenyldiphospho-muramoylpentapeptide beta-N-acetylglucosaminyltransferase, with translation MHVVLAGGGTAGHIEPALALADALRRQDPTVGITALGTERGLETKLVPQRGYELALIPAVPLPRKPTPELITVPGRLRGTIKATEQILERTKADAVVGFGGYVALPGYLAAKRLGVPIVVHEANARPGLANKIGSRYAAQVAVATPDSKLRNSRYIGIPLRHTIATLDRAAVRPEARHVFGLDPNLPTLLVSGGSQGARRLNEVVQQVAPLLQQAGIQILHAVGPKNELPHVQQMPGMPPYIPVSYLDRMDLAYAAADMMLCRAGAMTVAELSAVGLPAAYVPLPIGNGEQRLNAQPVVKAGGGLLVDDAELTPEWVRGHVLPVLADPHRLYEMSRAAAEFGRRDADDLLVAMVYEAIASHRRQ, from the coding sequence GTGCATGTCGTACTCGCCGGTGGGGGGACCGCCGGCCACATCGAGCCCGCGCTCGCCCTCGCGGACGCCCTGCGCAGGCAGGACCCGACCGTGGGGATCACGGCCCTGGGCACGGAACGGGGCCTGGAGACCAAGCTCGTCCCACAGCGCGGCTACGAGCTCGCGCTCATCCCGGCCGTCCCGCTGCCCCGTAAGCCGACCCCGGAGCTGATCACCGTGCCGGGCCGGCTGCGCGGCACGATCAAGGCCACCGAGCAGATCCTGGAGCGCACCAAGGCCGACGCGGTGGTCGGCTTCGGCGGCTATGTGGCGCTGCCCGGCTACCTCGCCGCCAAGCGGCTCGGCGTGCCGATCGTGGTCCACGAGGCCAACGCCCGTCCCGGCCTCGCCAACAAGATCGGGTCCCGGTACGCCGCCCAGGTCGCCGTCGCCACGCCGGACAGCAAGCTGCGCAACTCCCGGTACATCGGCATCCCGCTGCGCCACACCATCGCCACCCTGGACCGGGCCGCCGTCCGCCCCGAGGCCCGGCACGTGTTCGGCCTCGACCCGAACCTGCCGACCCTGCTGGTCTCCGGCGGCTCGCAGGGCGCCCGGCGCCTCAACGAGGTCGTCCAGCAGGTCGCGCCCCTGCTCCAGCAGGCCGGGATCCAGATCCTGCACGCGGTCGGTCCCAAGAACGAACTGCCGCATGTACAGCAGATGCCGGGAATGCCCCCGTACATCCCGGTAAGTTACCTGGACCGGATGGACCTCGCGTACGCCGCGGCCGACATGATGCTCTGCCGCGCGGGCGCGATGACCGTCGCCGAACTCTCCGCCGTCGGGCTCCCGGCCGCCTATGTCCCGCTGCCCATCGGCAACGGCGAACAGCGGCTGAACGCCCAGCCGGTGGTCAAGGCCGGCGGCGGACTGCTGGTCGACGACGCGGAACTGACGCCCGAGTGGGTACGGGGTCACGTCCTGCCCGTGCTCGCCGACCCGCACCGGCTGTACGAGATGTCCCGCGCCGCCGCCGAGTTCGGCCGCCGGGACGCCGACGACCTGCTCGTCGCCATGGTGTACGAGGCGATCGCCTCGCACCGACGCCAGTAG